From the Candidatus Zixiibacteriota bacterium genome, the window GGTACGGTCCAGGACGACATGGCCGAGCAGACGCCGACCAGCCAGATCGATGCACCCATCACCAGGGTGGCCGAGATACGGCTCCACTTGCGCTCATCGACAAAGTAGGACACCACTACCTCCAGCAAACTGATACCCGATGTGACGGCGGCAAAAGTTAACAGTACGAAGAACGGTACCGAAATCCATGGGCCGATATCTGCAAATAGGACCGGCAGGGTTTTGAAGATCAACCCGACACTCTGACCGGGTTCCATGCCGTAATGAAAGACCATGGAGAAAATGGCCACGCCGGCCACCAGCGCCACCAGGGTGTCAAGGAGCGACACCGCGATGGCGTCACGAGTGAGACTTGTACCCCGCTTCATGTAGCTGCCATAGGTGATCATACAACCCATGCCCAGCGACAGCGTGAAGAAAGCATGCCCCAGGGCAGAGAGCACACCCTCGGCGGTCAGTTTTGAAAAGTCCGGTTTGAACAGGAAGTTTAGCGCCTGCATGCCACCGTTGGTGAAGAATAGGCCATAGAACATCAGTCCCAGCAAAATGGCAAAGAGGGTGGGCATCAGTATTTTGGACCAGCGTTCGATACCCCGCTTGACGCCACCGATTACGATGCCGACGCACATCAGCATGAAGAGTGAATGCCAGAAGATAGATTGTCCCGGACTGGTAACGAGGGTTCCGAACTCGGCTTGAATCTGTTCCGACGTTCCCGCGAAGCCGCCAATGGCCTTGAAAATATAAGCCAATGCCCAACCGGCCACGATTGAGTAGAACGACAATATCAAAAACCCGGAGGCGACGCCGAGCCAGCCGGTGGCTTGCCAGACACTACCTGTCTTGTGCAACCTTTGGAAAGCTCCTACCGGATTCTCCTGAGTGCGCCGACCGACGATCAATTCGGCCACCATCAACGGCAGGCCGACGATTACTACACAAATCAAGTAGACCAGCACAAAAGCGCCACCGCCGTAGTCGCCGGTGATATAGGGGAACTTCCAGATATTCCCGAGGCCGATAGCTGACCCGGTGGCGGCCAGGATGAACCCGAGGTGGCCGGTCCAATTGCCGCGTTTGCTGCTGGTGGTCGGTTGGAACTTGAGCGTGTCGGACATAGCTTGCACTCTCCAGTCTGTTATGTGCCTCGTAAACCTGAATCAACAAACTCAGGCAGGCTGGAATAATCTGATTGCATCACGAAAGGAGGCAACCGGAATCTCTCTTCCCGTTTAGCTAGATGGCAAGGAAGAGAAGGCGCGCAAACCTGTCAACAATTTTCAGAACCGGTTGGGCTTTTTTGTTGACGCTTAAGGGGTATTGATCTACGATGGCAAGGATAAAAACTTTGGCAGTTTCGCAAAAATACGATATCCATGAGGAGAAAATGAAAAAAGCAGTAGTCTTGGTAACAGTCTTAGTGTTGTCGGCAGGGATGGTTAAGGGCGATTCTTTTGATGCTATCGGTTCAGCCTTCGGCACACTGAGCACGGCGCAGGTTGTTGGACAGGGGAAAGGTTCATTGGGGATGGGTGTTGGCGCGGCCGACATGAATTCATTTTTCGGTTTCTTTGCTTACGGAATGTCGCCCTCGACAGAAGGACGACTGAAACTGGGTGTTGCCGATGAAAGTAATGTCGACGCGAAAGTGACTTTTGGACTGGATTTCCATTACCAGATGATGGACGCCGACGTCACCAGGCAAGACCCGCTCGATCTGGCGGTGGGTGGGTTTATGGAGTATGTCGATTTCGACGGTCTGAGTGTTTTTCAGATCGGCGCCGACTTGATTGGATCACATCCGTTCGATCTAAGCAACAACACCACCTTGACGCCGTATGGTCGCTTCAATGTTCGACTGGAGCGCTACAAGGTTGAAGTCAACGTCCTCGGTCAAAAGGTGTCCTCATCTGAGTCCGAACTCAAGTTCGGGTTGAGCCTCGGTACCGGATGGGACATGACACCGAATTTCGGATTGTTCGGTGAATTCCAGTTTGACGGTAACGATGGCTTGTTTGTTGGATTACGGTACCGTGTCTTGTAGGGTGCCCAGGCGGCGTGTGGATAGATTCGATCATCCGGCATGACCTGGCTTGACGCTGCCATCCTCGGACTGTTGCAGGGGCTGACCGAATTCCTGCCGGTGTCGTCGTCGGGGCACCTCGTGTTGGCGCAGGCCTTGTTGGGGGTTAAGCAACCGGGCATGTCGTTCGAGATACTCGTTCATGTAGGTTCCCTGGTGGCCGTACTGATCTACTTTCGGGTCCGCCTCTTCAAACTTGTAGTCTCATTGTTCAATCCCAGTCTGGTGGCTGATCGCAGGGTAGTTTGGTATTTGATAGTGGCCACCATTCCAGCCGGTGTCCTTGGTGTTCTGTTCGAGGATTTTTTTGCCGAGGCATTCTCCCAACCTGTCTTCGCCGGCTGGATGTTGATCGTCACCGCTATCATACTCATGTCAACGCGCTGGGCAACACGGCGGGCGAGGGACCTTACCTGGCATCCGGCTCTTATAATGGGTGTGGCCCAGGCCCTGGCCATCTTGCCCGGTATATCGAGATCGGGAAGCACAATTTCCGCCGGGCTCCATGCCGGGATAAAGCCGGCCGAGGCAGCCGAGTTTTCTTTCCTGCTGGCCATTCCGGCCATTGGTGGCGCGACCCTGCTAAAGCTTGGTCAGCTTTTTAGCGTGCGCGTTGAACTGCTTGGGCAGTATATGCTTGGGGCAAGTATATCGTTTGTTACTTCACTTGTTGCCGTATACCTTGTGTTGGCCGTACTTCGGCGCGGCAAGTTTGAGTATTTCGCCTATTATTGTTTTGTGGCCGGGGGGGTCGGGTTGTATCTTTTCCTCTAGATGAAGAAGAGGATCTTAGTCATTCGATTCGGTTCGCTGGGGGACGTGCTGCTTACTTCGGCCGCGGTGGCCAATCTGCGTATCAGTTTCCCGGACCATGAAATCACATACCTGACCAAAGAGCGGTTTGCGCCGGTTGTCCAACGGTTCGGTACCGTCGATAAGGTCCTGTCTATTTCAGACCCTGTGAGCACGACCGAGTTCTACCGGTGTCTCCGCGAGTTTTCAAAGGTACGCTATGAAAAGGTAATTGACCTGCACGGCAATCTTCGCTCGATAGCCACGCGAATGATGCTCAAGGCCGGGCTTAAAGTCAGCTATCCCAAACGTCGGGGCGAACGGTGGCTGATGACACGTCGCACCAAGAAGATACCCAGACATTATCCTCACACCATCGATCTTTACAACAGCGCCGTGAGTAGCTCAGGCGGGTCCCTCTTTTGTCGTCGGCCGCAGCTCAAAATGTCGTCGCATGAACAGATCTCAGCCCTGCTGAGCGGCATAAGTCACCAGGGACCGATCATCGCTGTCGCTCCCGGCGCCGCTCACCCGACTAAGCAATGGCCGATCGAGCGCTTCGCCGAGGTGGCAACCACGCTGTATCGAACACGGGCTGCATCAATCATCTGGATTGGAACGGAGCACGAACGAGCCTGGCCTGAATTGAAATCTCTTTTCGAACCGGAGCGCTTTGTTGAGTGCATCAACCAGCCCATCGCACAACTGGCCGATGTAATCGCACAAGCTAACATTACAGTCTCCAACGATTCCGGCCTGGCGCATCTTTCATCGGCGGTGGGAACGCCGGTGGTGGCGGTCTTTGGACCCACCCACCAGGCGCTGGGTTTCGCCGGGCGAGGTTTGCGCGACTGTGTGGTCGAGGTAGACGAACACTGCCGACCCTGCTCCCGCCACGGTCGCACACCTTGCTATCGTGAAAGACGTTTCTGTCTCGAACGCATCACACCGGCCATGGTAAGCAAACAAACCGCGAACATTCTCGATGACTCTGCCGGTATTGGTAGAGCCTGCTTTGTCGATCGCGACGGGACGGTTATAACAGACAAGCACTTTCTCAGTGATCCCGATCAGATTGAGTTTATCGATAGTTCTGTCCAGGCGTTGAAAGAGGTTCAAGGTCTTGGTTTCAAAGTCGTGATCATCTCCAACCAATCGGGCGTCGCGCGCGGGTTGTTCGATGTTGTGGACGTTGAGCGGATGAACGCACGTCTGGTGCAGATGCTCGCTGAACAGGGCGTCAAGGTGGACGCTGTTTACTATTGTCCTCATCTGGCCGATGGCAAGGTGGACGAATACGCCATATCATGCAACTGTCGCAAACCGGCGCCCGGAATGCTCGAAGAGGCTGCTTCGCAATTGGGAATCGATCTGAGGCGCTCGTATGCCGTTGGCGACAAACTGGACGATCTCTTCCTTGGCTTTACGACTGCTGTGACCCCACTGCTGGTCCGTACCGGTAAAGGGGCAAAAGAGGAACAACGGTTGAGCGATTTCTGTTTTGGAGATGATATCAAAGTGGTCGACAACCTGCTTGCCGCCGTGAAATCCATTGAGGAAGACAGTCGCCATGCATAAAGAAGCGGCCTTTTACCAGCCGTTGCCGAACAACCAAGTACAGTGCGAGTTGTGTCCGGCCGAATGCAAGTTGGATGAGGGAAAGGTAGGAATCTGCGGCTGCCGTTTTAACAAACAGGGCAAACTGTTTACCGACAACTACGGTCAGGCGGTCACACTGGGGGTAGACCCCATCGAGAAAAAACCGCTCTACCATTTTTATCCGGGCACGGATATCTTGTCGACCGGGGCCAACGGCTGTAACCTGGGATGCCTGCATTGTCAGAATTGGAGTATCTCCCAAACAAAAACCCAGACCGAATACGTCGCCCCGGAAACGCTGGTTGAGGTGGCCCAGCGGCATGATTCAACCGGTGTGGCTTTCACCTACACCGAACCGATGATTTGGTATGAGTACATTATGGACGCAGCGCCCCTCTTGCACCAGGCTGACTTGAAGGTGGTCCTGGTCACCAACGGGTACATCATGCCCCAACCGCTGGCCACATTGGTCGAGTATATCGATGCCGCCAATGTCGACCTCAAAGGGATGCGACCGGAATTCTATGCGAAGATTTGCAAGGGTAAGCTTGAGCCGGTGCTGCAAACAATTGAAACATTGGCGGCCTCCGACGTTCATCTTGAAGTGACCAACCTGCTCATTCCCGGCAAGAACGATTCGGATGAGGATATTGCCGGACTGGTCGACTTCGTGGCATCGCTCTCAGTGGACATCCCACTACACCTGTCGGCCTATCATCCGCAGTACAAACTGAATGTGAACGCCACCCCTGCCGATACCATGTTAAGGGCGCGGGCACTGGCGCAAGAGAAACTCAACCACGTGTTCCTGGGCAACATAGCCTCGGACGAAGGCTCCGACAGCACCTGTGCCGGCTGTGGTCACACCTTGATCCGACGCCTTGGATACCGAACTGAGGTGGTCGGTATAAACGGTGCCGTCTGTGCCGAATGCGGCAGGGCAACTACAATCGTAAGGTGATATGATGTTCTTTGGCGTTAACAACAAGCCCAAACCAGCGGTGAACATTATGAACCATGACTGCGTCTTTACAGGTGTTTGCTCAGGTAGATAAAATGACATACCGATTTTCACATAACTGTGCCACCATGAGATCACTCCATTGGGGGAGGTTGTGTCAGGGCGCGCTGATTTTGATGGCGCTGTCGTTGATTTTCGTGGCCGGGGAGGTTCGGGGTCAGTTTTACTTCGGGAAGAATAAAGTCCAGTACGCCACTTTCGATTGGCAGGTGATGACCACCGAACACTTTCGGATTTATTTTTATGCCGAGGAAGAACCGCTGGCCAAGACGGCCGGTTTGCTGGCCGAATCATCCTACCGCAGGCTGGCCACAAAATTCAATCACGAAATAGCCAAGCCGATACCGCTTATTGTTTATTCTTCGCCCACTTATTTCTCGCAGACCAATGTTCTTCCGGGGTTGTTACCTGAGTCGGTGGCCGGATTCACGGAGTTCATGAAAGGGCGCGTGGTGGTGCCTTTCAATGGTTCCTACGGTGACTTCGCCCATGTTATTCGTCACGAGATGGTTCACGTTTTCATGATCGACCGGCTTCGCGTTGCTCTGGATCGCAGGCCACGGACACGGCATTATTATCCGCCCTTATGGTTTACCGAAGGACTGGCCGAATACTGGTCGACCAATTGGCAGACCCGGGCCGACATGGTGGTCAAGGACATGGTGCTGACGGAGAAGCTGTTCTCAATCGATGAACTGTACCAAATACGCGGTACTTTCTATATGTACAAGTTGGGTGAATCGATTCTTCACTTTATCGACTCCGCCTACGGCTCGGATAAGATCGGCCGCCTGTTCGACAATTGGCACAAGGGTGAAGACTTCAACGATGTGGTGGCAATTACACTTGGCGATGATCTCAACAAGCTCTCTGAAAAATGGGAATACTCTTTGAAGAAGAAGTATTTTCCCGAGTTCGGTCGGTTGGGCCTGCCGAAGATGGAATCGCAGCGGCTCACTTTTGATGCTTTCTCTGAGAAGGGCGTACCAATCCGATGGGATGACGGCAACGGCGAGCGCGACTGGATTGTCTACAAGGCTTATCGCATGGGCTACTCAGGTATCTACATGCGTCCGGCCGGAGACAAGAAGGCCAAGGCCACAACCTTGCTCAAGGGTGAACGGTCAGCCGACTATGAATCGCTGCATCTTCTCCGTTCGGGAATCGACGCCAACGATTCAGGCATAGTCGTTTTCTCATCCAAGTCCAAGGACGCCGATGTCGTGTATATCTATGACTTGAATGAGGGGCGTGTCACGCAACGCTACGAGTTTGATGAACTGATTGAGGCCCGGTCGCCTCGGTTGTCGCCTGATGGTCGGCGCCTCGTGTTTTCGGGTGTGCGCAAGGCCGGTTTTACCAATTTATACTTGCTGCAATTGAGCAGCGGCGAATACCGGGCGTTGACCGATGACGACTACCATGATGCCGATCCGGTTTTCACCAGCGACGGGCAACGGATTGTGTTCGTGTCCGATCGCGGTTCCTACGGTATTGAAGGTGCCCAGAATCTCTTTGAATTGGATCCGTCGACATCCGAGGTACGGCAGTTGACATTTGGCGACTACGATGATCAAGCTCCGGAGTGCGCCGACTGGGGCGTGTACTTCTCGTCGAATCGCACCGGAACCTACAACCTGTTCTTGCTGGACAGCATCGGCGGGTTGACGCAGCAATCGACTTATGTCACCGGCGCTTTTGATCCCAGGCTGACGCGGGATGGTCGCAAACTCACTTACACCGGCTACCAGGACATGGGTTATCGTATCTACGAAATGGACATTCCCGAGAAACCTCAGGATGTGCCTCAGCCTTTGGCTCTTGAGCATTCCACCTGGAAACCGCCGCAGATCGACAGTAAGTACAGCCGCGCGACGGTAAAGTACAACACCGATTACTCATTCGACATCGCCCAATCGAATGTCGGCTATGATCCGGTCTATGGGTCCCTGGGCGGCTTCCAGGCGGCTATGTCCGATGTTCTGGGGAACCATGCCTATTATTTTCTGCTGACCAACACGGCAACCACTCGGCATGAACTACTTCAATCGTTTAATGTCGGCGTTACCTACATCAACAAAGAGCGACGACTCAACTGGGGTCTCGGAGCATACCATCTCTACGATGAGTATTTCAATGATTTCGATCAGTTTTACTTCGAACGACAGGCGGGCGCTATTGCGTTGTTGAGCTACCCGATCTCAATGTTCCATCGCGTCGATCTGACGACGCTGGCGCGCTACTCAAAACGTGAGAGCCGGTTCAGGTTCAACGAACGCGAAGTGTTTCTGGCCACACACTACCTCAGTTGGGTTTTCGACAACTCGCTGTGGGATATATCCGGCCCCATCGAAGGCCGACGTTATAATTTTACGCTGGGAGTGACATCGTCGCTGGACCGGATGACCAATTTTAGTCGCACTGCCCTGGCCGACATTCGCCACTACTTCAGACTGGGCAGGTACTCAGCTCTGGCCAACCGGATGTTCGCTTACACCTCGGCCGGTAAGGAACCGCAACGGATATATTTGGGCGGTAGCTGGTCATTCCGAGGGTATGATCGCAACGCCTTTTACAACCGTAACGTCCTGTTCGCATCGACAGAATTGCGCTTTCCGCTGATCGACGTATTGCATGTCGGTTTCCCGATCGGCGGACTCGGTTTTCGAGGCATACGAGGGGCTTTGTTGTTTGATGTCGGGTCGGCCTGGGATGATGATTTTGATCAGTTTGTGGGATCATTTGGCGCTGGTTTCCGTGTGGCCCTCGGTTATGTTGTCCTGCTGCGTTTTGACTTCACGCGCCGAACCGATTTTGAGACCATTAGCGCCAACACCGACTTTGACTTCTTCTTCGGATGGAATTTCTGATGAACTCACGTTTTTGCATAATTCTTCTGGCGGTTTTGCTCCTGTCTGTTACCGGTTGTTCCCGACGTTTTCATTTGACCGAAGAACAGATGGCGGTTGAATCTGTCTGGCCGTTTCATAGAGGCGCCCTTCGGGGACAGGGTTTTTCCGAGGGGGCCGGATTCAACGGAGAGTTGAACGTCATTTGGGAACGGGGCAGCAGCGAAAAGCCGGCCGGTCCGCTCACGCTCAGTCACGGCGTTTTGATTGTACCCGGGTCGAAGCGAAAAATCCGCTTTTACGACGCCATGGGCGGCGATTACCTGGGCCATTGGCAGGCCAAACGGGCGGCTCAGACGGGGTTGGCGCTGGTCGATTCGCTGGCCTATTTCGGCACCGCGCCGCCGGTGGAGCGGCTGGATTGCATCGACCTGACTCGCCGTGACCGGATTTGGCGGAGACGCCTTAAGGATGCCGCGGCGGGGACGATAATATTAAATGACCGCCTGATTGCGGCCTCCAGCGACGGCCTGTTAAGGGCATACAATGCATATAACGGCGACTTGCTGTGGAGCCTCAAAGTTGAAGGTCGCCTGGTCGCCGGTCCGACCAGCGACGGTGATCGAATATATCAGCCGGTGGCCAACGGAATCCTGCTGGCCGTGGCGGCCAAGGACGGTCGCGAGTTGTTTCGCGTCGATTTGGCGCAACCATTGGCTGCGTCCGTTGCCATTGCTGATCTGGTCTATGTCACCTCCGTCCACGGTGATCTGTTTGCCGTGAGTCCGGACGACGGCCACGTGGTGTGGCAGGTATCCCTCGGCGGGGAGGCCTGGACCGCTCCGGCGGTAGCCGAAGGTCGCCTTTTTGTCGGCCTCAGCAGTGGCGCTCTGGTGGCTCTGGATGCACAAACCGGGCAGGAGCTCTGGCGCCATGTCACGGTCGAGGTGGTGAAAGCTTCGGCCACGGTGGTTGGAAAGTTCGTGGTGGTCGGCACAATGGGCGGCAACTTGTTTTGTCTGAATGTCGCTGACGGCACCATCACGGCTCAGCGACAGCTTAAAGGCGCCGTGGCCGTGCCGCCGATCAGCGACGGGTCGCGAATACTGGTCGCGACAGAGCAAGGAGAGATAGCTTGTTTTGGGGAAGCACATGAAGAAGTCAGCCGGCTCGATCAACAAATCGATACTGGATCACGATATGAACGAAGCGGCCCATTCCCTGGTACGGGAGTTGGCCATGGCCGCACGCAAGGTTTCTATCTACGGTACCCATCACCCGATGGCCCGCAAAGCGCTGGAAAAACCGTTTCTCGATTGCGAACGAATCTGTCGCTCTAAGCGCTACGTCAATTTCAATCTCTCAAGGGGTGATCTGCACATCCTCAACATCCGTCTGAAAGACAGCGTGTTCGTGCAGGAAATAACCCGCCTTATGCAGAGTCTGGAAGTTGAGGCCTTGCTCTTTGAACGAAGAATGAGCATGGAAGACTTCAGTCGTTTTATGGATCGGTTCGTCAATCGTCGGGATCAATCTGACCCCGGAAACCAGTTGAACAACCTCCTGCGTGAACATCAAATCGACACTATCGAAGTAAACTCCGAGCGCGGCTTCACGATTTTCGAAAATAACAAACAATATCGAGGCGACGTGCAGGCGGATTACACGGTCCAGAGCCTGATTATGCAACGACTGGGGAGCAGTACGTCTCTGTTGGCTCAGTTGGAGACGACCGGACAGTCTGCGCTGGACGACCACGGAATAGATTTTGACATCGACCTCGTTCGTTATCTCTTGCCGGAGAAAGTGGCTTCACTGGACTTTAGCGACATTCGAGCGCATCTGTCTCAATTGTCTGCCGAGATGCTTACCGAGCAGGATACTGCCCAAAAATGCCACCTGGAAAAAGATTACCAGGCGGCCATGCGACTCACCGGCTACCATCCGGATCGGACCAAGATTCTGGAGGGTCTGGATGACTTCAGCGCTTCACAATCGGAGGAGGATGGATCGTCGGCTCAAGACATGGCGCCGTTCAAGGCGATACGATTGGAGGTCGGGGAGGCCATAGATCAGTTGGTTGTGCGACTTCTGTATGAGGACGGTGAATCGCCGGATTCCAAGGAGTTCTCAAACAGTTTCTCGCGTTTGCTAAAAACCGGCCAGCGAGGCAAGGCGATTCAGGTTGTCGGCCAGTTGATGGATATGCTGGAGGCGCCGCAACCGAAACACCGACAGAACGCTTTGGCCATGATGGAAGGTGCACTGGAAGCCCTTGACATTGTTTCCGACACGTCGGTCTGTGATGCTGTTGTCGGTCGGGTGATCGAGCGATTGGAAAAGAAGTGTGAGACGTATGAATTCTCAGAGGTTATCTGGCGACTGATTGAGAAAGGGATGACTTCGCGCAGATACGATATGGTCGCACGATTGACGGAATCGATGGCAACCCGACGTCGATTCGCGGACACGGTTACAATCTACGACTCCATGGCTGTCAAACAGGCTTTCTCAAATATAAATCGTCCCGAAGTCATCAGCGCCCTGGTCGATGACCTGATAACGGGCGATCATGAAACAGCCGTCTCGATTCAGGAAGTACTGGTGGCGGTGGCAACCGAAGAAGTGGCTCTGGCTCTGGCCAATATAATTTCGCACCCGGTGCGCCAGATACGTCAACAAACATTGAAGATACTGGCCGAATTGGGAAAGTCGTCCCTGAAAGTCTTTGCGCGTATCATGGCCGATGATCTTATGTTCGAACGTCAATCGGATCGCCATGAGTTACCGGATGCTCGATGGTACGTGATTCGCAACACCGTTTTTGTCCTCGGGTCGCTGAAAGACCCGGAGGGTGTGGCAGCACTACGCCTACGCATCAACGATAATGATATCCGGGTGCGCCGGGAAATCGTCCGTTCACTCGAAAAGATAGGCGGCGATGATGCCTGCGATCTTTTAATCGTCATGGCCGATGACCGCGATCAGGAAATCAGTGAAAGCTCGGTTATAGCGGCCGGCATTATTGGACGGCCCGATTCGGCGCCGTTGTTTATCGATGTCGCGCGGCGGCATCCGCTGTTATCGGCACGCTGTGTCTTTGCTCTTGGAAAGATGGGTGGCTCCGATGCCACGGCCTATCTGATCAAGCTGTTAGGCTGCGACGATGAGTTGTCGCGAATTGTCGGCCAGGGTGTTTCCAAAGACGACATCAGGCTGGCCGTGATCAAGGCGCTGGGGAGTATCGGAGGTGAGGACGCCATCAATTCGATTCAGGAATACCGGGACGGCATGTCGCGCACACATAAACTGTTTTCCAAAAACTCTCCGATCAACAAAGCGATCCAGGAGTTGCTGGAGCCATAGCGGCAAGGCGACAAGTCGTTTCCACGCGCTTCGCGGCCATAAATGGCTTTTTGCGCTACGCGGCCATAAATGGCTTTTGCGCTTCGCGGCCATAAATGGCTTTTGCGCTTCGCGCGTCTTCTCTGTCATCCCGGACTTGATCCGGGATCTAGTTCCGAATTCGAAGACTGGATTCTGGCCTTCGCCAGAATGACAAGTTGTGGTTTCATGCTTCGACTCCGCTCAGCATGAGGTTGTTGTGAGCGGCACTCAACAACGGCGCGCGAAGCGCGAGAGACAGGCTTGCCTGTGCTTCGACTCCGCTCAGCATGAGGTTGTTGTGAGCGGCACTCAACAACGGCGCGCGAAGCGCGAGAGACAGGCTTGCCTGTGCTTCGACTCCGCTCAGCATGAGGCTGTTGTGAGTGGCACTCAACAA encodes:
- a CDS encoding sodium-dependent transporter — encoded protein: MSDTLKFQPTTSSKRGNWTGHLGFILAATGSAIGLGNIWKFPYITGDYGGGAFVLVYLICVVIVGLPLMVAELIVGRRTQENPVGAFQRLHKTGSVWQATGWLGVASGFLILSFYSIVAGWALAYIFKAIGGFAGTSEQIQAEFGTLVTSPGQSIFWHSLFMLMCVGIVIGGVKRGIERWSKILMPTLFAILLGLMFYGLFFTNGGMQALNFLFKPDFSKLTAEGVLSALGHAFFTLSLGMGCMITYGSYMKRGTSLTRDAIAVSLLDTLVALVAGVAIFSMVFHYGMEPGQSVGLIFKTLPVLFADIGPWISVPFFVLLTFAAVTSGISLLEVVVSYFVDERKWSRISATLVMGASIWLVGVCSAMSSWTVPFTDGRGWFDFFDVLTTNYMLPIGGFLTCLFVAYVMKDADRADEFGSRGTLYMGLRFFLKYITPIAVFVVILHGLELLPFMDYGN
- a CDS encoding autotransporter outer membrane beta-barrel domain-containing protein; the protein is MKKAVVLVTVLVLSAGMVKGDSFDAIGSAFGTLSTAQVVGQGKGSLGMGVGAADMNSFFGFFAYGMSPSTEGRLKLGVADESNVDAKVTFGLDFHYQMMDADVTRQDPLDLAVGGFMEYVDFDGLSVFQIGADLIGSHPFDLSNNTTLTPYGRFNVRLERYKVEVNVLGQKVSSSESELKFGLSLGTGWDMTPNFGLFGEFQFDGNDGLFVGLRYRVL
- a CDS encoding undecaprenyl-diphosphate phosphatase, coding for MTWLDAAILGLLQGLTEFLPVSSSGHLVLAQALLGVKQPGMSFEILVHVGSLVAVLIYFRVRLFKLVVSLFNPSLVADRRVVWYLIVATIPAGVLGVLFEDFFAEAFSQPVFAGWMLIVTAIILMSTRWATRRARDLTWHPALIMGVAQALAILPGISRSGSTISAGLHAGIKPAEAAEFSFLLAIPAIGGATLLKLGQLFSVRVELLGQYMLGASISFVTSLVAVYLVLAVLRRGKFEYFAYYCFVAGGVGLYLFL
- the gmhB gene encoding D-glycero-beta-D-manno-heptose 1,7-bisphosphate 7-phosphatase, whose product is MKKRILVIRFGSLGDVLLTSAAVANLRISFPDHEITYLTKERFAPVVQRFGTVDKVLSISDPVSTTEFYRCLREFSKVRYEKVIDLHGNLRSIATRMMLKAGLKVSYPKRRGERWLMTRRTKKIPRHYPHTIDLYNSAVSSSGGSLFCRRPQLKMSSHEQISALLSGISHQGPIIAVAPGAAHPTKQWPIERFAEVATTLYRTRAASIIWIGTEHERAWPELKSLFEPERFVECINQPIAQLADVIAQANITVSNDSGLAHLSSAVGTPVVAVFGPTHQALGFAGRGLRDCVVEVDEHCRPCSRHGRTPCYRERRFCLERITPAMVSKQTANILDDSAGIGRACFVDRDGTVITDKHFLSDPDQIEFIDSSVQALKEVQGLGFKVVIISNQSGVARGLFDVVDVERMNARLVQMLAEQGVKVDAVYYCPHLADGKVDEYAISCNCRKPAPGMLEEAASQLGIDLRRSYAVGDKLDDLFLGFTTAVTPLLVRTGKGAKEEQRLSDFCFGDDIKVVDNLLAAVKSIEEDSRHA
- the amrS gene encoding AmmeMemoRadiSam system radical SAM enzyme, encoding MHKEAAFYQPLPNNQVQCELCPAECKLDEGKVGICGCRFNKQGKLFTDNYGQAVTLGVDPIEKKPLYHFYPGTDILSTGANGCNLGCLHCQNWSISQTKTQTEYVAPETLVEVAQRHDSTGVAFTYTEPMIWYEYIMDAAPLLHQADLKVVLVTNGYIMPQPLATLVEYIDAANVDLKGMRPEFYAKICKGKLEPVLQTIETLAASDVHLEVTNLLIPGKNDSDEDIAGLVDFVASLSVDIPLHLSAYHPQYKLNVNATPADTMLRARALAQEKLNHVFLGNIASDEGSDSTCAGCGHTLIRRLGYRTEVVGINGAVCAECGRATTIVR
- a CDS encoding PQQ-binding-like beta-propeller repeat protein gives rise to the protein MNSRFCIILLAVLLLSVTGCSRRFHLTEEQMAVESVWPFHRGALRGQGFSEGAGFNGELNVIWERGSSEKPAGPLTLSHGVLIVPGSKRKIRFYDAMGGDYLGHWQAKRAAQTGLALVDSLAYFGTAPPVERLDCIDLTRRDRIWRRRLKDAAAGTIILNDRLIAASSDGLLRAYNAYNGDLLWSLKVEGRLVAGPTSDGDRIYQPVANGILLAVAAKDGRELFRVDLAQPLAASVAIADLVYVTSVHGDLFAVSPDDGHVVWQVSLGGEAWTAPAVAEGRLFVGLSSGALVALDAQTGQELWRHVTVEVVKASATVVGKFVVVGTMGGNLFCLNVADGTITAQRQLKGAVAVPPISDGSRILVATEQGEIACFGEAHEEVSRLDQQIDTGSRYERSGPFPGTGVGHGRTQGFYLRYPSPDGPQSAGKTVSRLRTNLSL
- a CDS encoding HEAT repeat domain-containing protein, encoding MFERQSDRHELPDARWYVIRNTVFVLGSLKDPEGVAALRLRINDNDIRVRREIVRSLEKIGGDDACDLLIVMADDRDQEISESSVIAAGIIGRPDSAPLFIDVARRHPLLSARCVFALGKMGGSDATAYLIKLLGCDDELSRIVGQGVSKDDIRLAVIKALGSIGGEDAINSIQEYRDGMSRTHKLFSKNSPINKAIQELLEP